The following coding sequences lie in one Anguilla rostrata isolate EN2019 chromosome 8, ASM1855537v3, whole genome shotgun sequence genomic window:
- the LOC135260403 gene encoding platelet endothelial aggregation receptor 1-like, which yields MAISSKCSVALHLLGFLLDLAWPLDPSYPNVCSLWESYTTSVKESYAHPYDQVYEESCSDAWSFYKCTRHRITYKTAYRQAVKLDYRRRYQCCPGYYESGERCVPRCTKECVHGRCVAPDRCQCEDGWQGEDCSRVACDELHWGPSCDQPCGCKNGGRCHAVTGACQCRPGYRGPGCEDPCPAGTFGHGCLQQCLCGTGGSCDGETGECRCREGFTGTLCDEACPPRRCPRRCPCQNRGFCRGEGVCVCPPGWTGVVCTERCPGGRFGVNCSRECVCHNGGVCDVETGHCTCAAGFTGERSTYNTHTHQHCLCHSTHTLSCHPMKGECTCRPGWAGLSCNETCPQGFYGHGCQDTCLCLSGGVCDSVTGRCQCAPGYTGEHCESHCERGRYGKSCSLRCGCSPSHSLACSPIDGTCFCREGWKGSDCSTPCSGGSWGPGCNGTCQCSNGASCSPVDGTCGCTAGWTGALCDQPCPEGWYGPGCKQRCDCLHSDGCDGRSGQCLCLSGWTGPHCSQPCPEGTWGRRCNRNCSCLNSATCLRHNGTCVCSAGYWGDQCQHVCGMGSFGPRCATLCPPCSRSSAPCHHVTGECQCAPGYAGILCEQACPLGYYGKQCASVCRCAQNSTCHHVDGSCLCPPGWTGRDCSEQCRPGTFGLNCAHACSCPSNTSCNPQTGVCVCASGLGDNCIRGRDVDLVVPVSPAEPVSWGFVAGIVLLVALVLLLLALLLAYRRRHADKQSRVPTVSYSATRTVNSEYMVPDVPHTYHHYYYNPSYHTLSQNRLPLPQIPNNQDRSIKNTNNQLSCNGKNAERERLGLFGMESNATLPAGWKHDEAPAPKNQGAFGMDRSHSYSASLGKFYNKGLSKDSAVTDSNSSLNSENLYATIKDLPSPLPRPQESGYMEMTPFARPERSYAEISLPPPPPVPSHRGAKRCSLGNVPEQEPQSHYDLPVNSHIPGHYDLPPVRRPPSPKPRRHPR from the exons ATGGCGATTTCATCAAAGTGCTCAGTGGCCCTGCACCTCCTGGGCTTCCTGCTTGACCTTGCATGGCCTCTGGACCCCAGTTACCCCAACGTGTGCAGCCTATGGGAGAG CTACACTACCTCGGTGAAGGAGTCTTATGCACACCCCTATGACCAGGTGTACGAGGAGTCCTGCTCCGATGCCTGGAGTTTCTACAAGTGCACCCGGCACAG GATCACATACAAGACAGCCTATCGGCAGGCGGTGAAGCTGGACTACCGCAGGAGGTACCAGTGTTGCCCCGGTTACTACGAGAGCGGGGAGAGATGTGTCC CTCGCTGTACCAAGGAGTGTGTTCACGGGCGCTGTGTGGCACCTGACCGCTGCCAGTGTGAGGACGGCTGGCAGGGCGAAGACTGCTCCAGAG TGGCCTGCGATGAGCTGCACTGGGGCCCATCCTGCGATCAGCCCTGCGGGTGTAAGAACGGAGGCCGCTGCCATGCCGTGACTGGGGCCTGCCAGTGTCGCCCGGGATACCGGGGACCCGGCTGCGAGGACCCCTGCCCTGCCGGTACCTTCGGCCATGGCTGTCTGCAGCAGTGCCTGTGCGGGACGGGGGGGTCGTGCGACGGAGAGACGGGGGAGTGCCGCTGCAGAGAGGGGTTCACTGGGACCTT GTGCGATGaagcctgccccccccgccgctgCCCCCGCCGGTGCCCCTGCCAGAACCGGGGCTTCTGCCGAGGAGAGGgggtctgtgtctgtccccCGGGGTGGACG ggtgtgGTGTGTACCGAGCGGTGTCCGGGGGGCAGGTTCGGGGTGAACTGCTCCCGGGAGTGCGTGTGCCACAACGGGGGTGTGTGTGACGTGGAGACGGGCCACTGCACGTGTGCGGCCGGCTTCACAGGGGAACGGTCA acctacaacacacacacacaccagcactgcctctgccacagcacacacacactgag CTGTCACCCGATGAAAGGAGAGTGCACGTGTCgcccggggtgggcggggctctccTGCAATGAGACCTGCCCGCAGGGTTTCTACGGTCACGGTTGCCAGGATACCTGCCTGTGTCTGAGCGGGGGAGTCTGTGACAGCGTCACTGGCCGGTGCCAGTGCGCCCCGGGATACACG ggggagcacTGCGAGAGTCACTGTGAGAGAGGACGCTATGGGAAGAGCTGTTCACTGCGCTGCGGctgcagcccctcccactccctggCCTGCTCCCCCATCGATGGAACCTGCTTCTGCAGGGAGG GGTGGAAGGGCTCGGACTGTTCCACCCCGTGTTCCGGGGGGAGCTGGGGGCCGGGCTGCAATGGTACGTGCCAGTGCTCCAATGGCGCGTCGTGTAGCCCTGTGGACGGCACCTGCGGTTGCACTGCAGGATGGACGGGGGCGCTGTGTGACCAGCCGTGTCCG GAGGGGTGGTACGGTCCGGGCTGTAAGCAGAGGTGTGACTGTCTCCATTCGGATGGCTGTGACGGACGCAGCGGACAGTGCCTGTGCCTGTCAGGCTGGACGG ggCCCCACTGTTCCCAGCCCTGCCCCGAGGGCACCTGGGGGCGCCGCTGCAATCGAAACTGCTCCTGCCTCAACAGCGCCACCTGCCTGCGGCACAACGGGACCTGCGTGTGCAGCGCTGGGTACTGGGGAGACCAGTGCCAGCACG tctgcgGGATGGGCTCGTTCGGCCCCCGCTGTGCCACACTGTGCCCCCCGTGTTCTCGATCCTCCGCCCCCTGTCACCACGTGACGGGAGAGTGCCAGTGTGCCCCGGGGTACGCTGGGATACTGTGTGAGCAAG CCTGTCCACTGGGATATTATGGGAagcagtgtgccagtgtgtgtcgGTGCGCCCAAAACTCCACGTGTCACCATGTGGACGGCTCTTGCCTCTGTCCACCTGGCTGGACTGGGAGGGACTGCTCTGAGC AGTGCCGTCCCGGGACGTTTGGCCTGAACTGCGCCCATGCGTGTTCCTGTCCCTCCAACACCAGCTGTAACCCCCAAAccggagtgtgcgtgtgtgcgtccgGCCTGGGAGACAACTGCATTCGAG GGCGGGACGTGGACCTGGTGGTGCCGGTGAGCCCGGCGGAGCCGGTGAGCTGGGGCTTCGTGGCGGGCATCGTCCTGCTGGTggcgctggtgctgctgctgctggcgcTGCTGCTGGCCTACCGCCGTCGCCACGCCGACAAGCAGAGCCGCGTCCCCACCGTGTCCTACTCGGCCACTCGCACCGTCAACTCCGAGTACATGGTGCCag ACGTCCCACACACgtaccaccactactactacaacCCCAGCTACCACACCCTGTCCCAGAACCGTCTCCCTCTGCCCCAAATCCCCAACAACCAGGACCGTTCTATAAAG AACACCAACAACCAGCTCTCCTGCAACGGCAAGAACGCGGAGAGGGAGCGCCTGGGCCTGTTTGGGATGGAGAGCAACGCCACGCTGCCCGCCGGCTGGAAGCACGACGAGGCACCCGCCCCGAAAAACCAGG GAGCTTTTGGCATGGACAGAAGCCACAGCTATAGCGCCAGTTTGGGCAAATTCTACAACAaag GTCTCTCCAAGGACTCCGCCGTGACGGACAGCAACAGCTCCCTGAACAGCGAGAACCTCTACGCCACCATCAAGGACCTGCCCTCGCCGCTGCCCCGCCCTCAGGAGAGCGGCTACATGGAGATGACCCCCTTCGCCCGGCCGGAGAGGTCCTACGCCGAAATCAGCctaccgcccccgccccccgtcccctcccacCGGGGCGCCA AACGCTGTTCCCTTGGTAACGTCCCAGAGCAGGAGCCCCAAAGCCACTACGACCTCCCCGTCAACAGTCACATCCCGGGACACTACGACCTCCCTCCCGtacgccgccccccctccccgaaaccGCGGAGACACCCCCGCTGA